A window of Castanea sativa cultivar Marrone di Chiusa Pesio chromosome 1, ASM4071231v1 contains these coding sequences:
- the LOC142619080 gene encoding gamma carbonic anhydrase 1, mitochondrial gives MGTLGKAIYTVGFWIRETGQAIDRLGSRLQGNYYFQEQLSRHRTLMNIFDKAPVVDKDAFVAPSASVIGDVHVGRGSSIWYGCVLRGDVNSISVGSGTNIQDNSLVHVAKSNLSGKVLPTIIGDNVTVGHSAVLHGCTVEDEAFVGMGATLLDGVFVEKNAMVAAGALVRQNTRIPAGEVWGGNPAKFLRKLTDEEIAFISQSATNYTNLAQVHAAENAKPFDEIEFEKLLRKKFARRDEDYDSMLGVVRETPPELILPDNILPDKAPKPSQN, from the exons ATGGGGACCCTGGGCAAAGCCATATACACCGTCGGATTCTGGATTCGCGAGACCGGCCAAGCCATTGACCGTCTCGGCTCTCGCCTCCAAGGCAACTACTACTTCCAAGAGCAac TGTCTAGGCATCGAACTCTGATGAACATATTTGATAAAGCACCTGTGGTTGATAAGGATGCATTTGTGGCCCCAAGTGCCTCTGTCATTGGGGATGTTCACGTGGGAAGAGGATCGTCTATTTGGTATGGATGTGTCTTGAGAG GTGATGTGAACAGCATCAGTGTTGGATCTGGAACTAACATACAAGATAACTCCCTTGTGCATGTGGCAAAGTCTAACCTAAGTGGGAAGGTCCTCCCTACTATTATTGGGGACAATGTTACTGTAG GTCATAGTGCTGTTTTACATGGCTGTACCGTTGAGGATGAGGCCTTTGTTGGCATGGGAGCAACACTCCTTGATGGTGTCTTTGTAGAGAAAAATGCTATGGTTGCTGCTGGAGCCCTTGTGAGACAGAATACAAGGATCCCTGCTGGCGAG GTATGGGGAGGCAATCCAGCAAAGTTCCTGAGAAAGCTCACTGATGAAGAGATAGCCTTCATTTCCCAGTCAGCCACCAATTATACAAACCTTGCACAGGTCCATGCAGCTGAGAATGCAAAGCCTTTTGATGAGATTGAGTTTGAGAAGCTTCTCCGCAAGAAGTTTGCTCGTCGGGATGAGGATTATGACTCTATGCTGGGTGTTGTTCGTGAAACTCCTCCTGAACTTATTCTCCCAGATAATATCCTACCAGATAAAGCACCAAAGCCTTCGCAAAATTGA